One segment of Dermochelys coriacea isolate rDerCor1 chromosome 27, rDerCor1.pri.v4, whole genome shotgun sequence DNA contains the following:
- the NEUROD2 gene encoding neurogenic differentiation factor 2, with product MLTRLFSEPSLLPDVQKFPSWAEECEGDDRSDKEERKGKTCPLQEEQREGSLAENKEEGDLGGDEEEEEEEEEEGVEEAEGDRPKKRGPKKRKMTKARLERSKLRRQKANARERNRMHDLNAALDNLRKVVPCYSKTQKLSKIETLRLAKNYIWALSEILRSGKRPDLVSYVQTLCKGLSQPTTNLVAGCLQLNSRNFLTEQGQEAARYHGPNSSFALHPYTYQCSRLSGTQCQSSTMASSHALRTHAYCATYETLYGNASPDYNSSEYDAPLSPPLCINGNFSLKQDSSPDHEKNYHYSMHYSALPSSRPAGHNLVFGSSGMRGGVHSENILPYDMHLHHDRGPMYEELNAFFHN from the coding sequence ATGTTGACGAGGCTGTTCAGcgagcccagcctgctccccgaCGTGCAGAAATTCCCCAGCTGGGCGGAGGAGTGCGAGGGCGATGACCGGAGCGACAAGGAGGAGCGGAAAGGTAAAACCTGCCCGCTGCAGGAGGAGCAGCGGGAAGGCTCCTTGGCCGAAAACAAAGAGGAAGGGGACCTAGGcggggacgaggaggaggaggaagaggaggaggaggaaggggtggaggaggcCGAAGGCGACCGGCCCAAGAAGCGCGGCCCGAAGAAGAGGAAGATGACCAAGGCCCGGCTGGAGCGCTCCAAGCTGCGGCGCCAGAAGGCCAACGCGCGGGAGCGGAACCGCATGCACGACCTGAACGCGGCGCTGGACAACCTGCGCAAGGTGGTGCCCTGCTACTCCAAGACCCAGAAACTCTCCAAAATCGAGACGCTGCGGCTGGCCAAGAACTACATCTGGGCGCTCTCCGAGATCCTCCGCTCGGGCAAGCGGCCCGACCTGGTCAGCTACGTGCAGACTCTGTGCAAGGGCTTGTCCCAGCCCACCACCAACCTGGTGGCCGGCTGCCTCCAGCTGAACTCCCGGAACTTCCTCACGGAGCAAGGCCAGGAGGCCGCCAGGTACCACGGCCCCAATTCTTCCTTTGCCCTGCACCCTTACACCTACCAGTGCTCCCGGCTCTCCGGCACCCAGTGCCAGTCCAGCACCATGGCCAGCTCCCACGCCCTGCGGACACACGCGTACTGCGCCACCTACGAGACCCTCTATGGGAACGCCTCTCCAGACTACAACAGCTCTGAGTACGACGCCCCCCTGAGTCCCCCACTGTGCATTAATGGCAACTTTTCCCTCAAGCAAGACTCTTCCCCGGACCACGAGAAAAACTACCACTATTCTATGCATTACTCCGCCCTGCCAAGCTCCCGGCCGGCCGGCCATAACTTGGTGTTTGGCTCCTCTGGGATGCGCGGGGGGGTGCACTCCGAGAACATCCTGCCTTATGACATGCATCTGCACCATGACAGAGGCCCGATGTACGAAGAGCTCAATGCATTTTTCCATAATTAA